Proteins from one Doryrhamphus excisus isolate RoL2022-K1 chromosome 19, RoL_Dexc_1.0, whole genome shotgun sequence genomic window:
- the otofa gene encoding otoferlin isoform X8, producing MMSLTVHLKSVNNLRGKGDRMAKVTFRGLSFYSHVVVNCEEVAHFNETFRWPIASSLDGSEMLEIQVYNYSKVFTNRLVGTFCMVLQKVAEEGQLELTDTLVDDNNTSINTSVTIDIRYQSMEGTMGMWHNGELLDVPDDRDGVFTFETESLLSGHSHGSGASAGRSLQGSIATFRKAARGMSSVMKLGKIKSSKDDPKKGDEPAVLDMVDLDKKAMRLAGMLEPDAISLASVTAVTTNISNKRSKPDIKMEPSSGRPVDYQISITIVEARQLIGLNMDPVVCVEIGEEKKYTSMKESTNCPYYNEYFVFDFHVPPDVMFDKIIKLSVIHSKNLLRSGTLVGTFKMDVGTVYSQPEHQFYHKWAILSDPDDITAGCKGYLKCDIAVVGKGDNIKTPHKANETDEDDIEGNLLLPEGIPAERQWARFYVKIYRAEGLPKMNTNIMANVKKALIGESRDLVDPYVQVHFSGQKGKTSVQKSSYEPIWNEQIIFTELFPPLCKRMKVQIRDSDKVNDVAIGTHFIDLRKISNDGDKGFLPTLGPAWVNMYGSTRQYTLMDEHQDLNDGLGEGVSFRARLLLSIAVEILDTTSPEIISSTDVQMESVSNISESATGKMEEFFLFGAFLEATMIDRKIGDKSITFEITIGNYGNQIDGTSKPSSSKKKKKDGESDEEESELIQNSSDEEADEERDLVSISSTPLMRPVITDRNYFHLPYFEKKPCVYIKSWWQDQRRRLYNSNMMDKIADKLEEGLNDVQEIIKTEKAFPERRLRGVLEELNIGCSRFVHLANKDINQTGRTKLDRERLKSCMREMENMGQQAKQMRTQVKKNTVKDKLKLVQNFLQRLRFLADEPQHSIPDVFVWMMSNNKRIAYARIPSKDILYSVVDEETGKDCGKVKAVFLKLPGKKGFGPAGWTVQAKLELYLWLGLKKQKNEFLSGLPNGFEEVKVAKAGPSLHSAPPVSLVYDMKQVFQLRAHMYQARSLFAADNSGLSDPFARVFFSTHSQVTEILSETLCPTWDQLLVFDDVELFGEASELRDDPPIIVIEIYDQDTVGKAEFIGRTFAKPTIKMCDEHYGPPRFPPQLEYYQIYRGNCTAGELLAAFELLQIPFDGEEIRRALIAVHNFAVPQIKIGQGGTADLPPLEGPTDSERGPIVPVPLGIRPVLSRYRIEVLFWGLRDLKRINLAQVDRPRVDIECAGRGVQSVLIQNYKKNPNFSTLVKWFEVDLPENELLHPPLNIRVVDCRAFGRNTLVGSHAVTCLRRFIYCAPDKSSNNWGSAAKLMNGYMVLTNGGSQPRFSPSVSSRTFSRSTGDIIVNMEPEPAIRKMDTFVKLEATSDAVVKVDMIEEESDKEKKKKKKKKKGGVEEEEEPDESVLDWWSKYFASIETLKEMLKAQEEAQAEAEEREDLEIAIEAADIKSDDLVRKGSRTREKYKDKKSSKDKKRGHAVDGVEKPTIKAKVDELVVYNKELETEYGDFEDWLHTFNLYRGKAGDDDEHTLDDDRIVGRFKGSLCMYKLPLSEEISRDAGFDPNMGMFQSIPHNDPINVLVRVYVVRATDLHPADINGKADPYIVIKLGKAEVKDKENYISKQLNPVFGKSFDIEATFPMKSMLTVSVYDWDLVGTDDLIGETKIDLENRFYSKYRATCGISSSYSLHGYNVWRDPMKPSQILAKLCKEGKIDPPQYGPGGKVKVANRIFIGPTEIEDENGLKKQTEEHLALTVLNHWEEVPRVGCRLVPEHVETRPLLNPDKPGIEQGRIEMWVDMFPMDMPAPGPAIDISPRKPKRYELRVIIWNTDEVILEDDDYFTGEKSSDIFVRGWLKGQQEDRQDTDVHYHSLTGEGNFNWRFVFPFDYLMAEEKIVISKKESMFSWDETEYKIPPRLTLQVWDADHFSADDFLGAIELDLNRFPRGAKTSKQCSIDMIRNEQELPAISIFKQKRVKGWWPFVARDENDEMELTGKVEAELHLVTAEEAEKSPVGLGRNEPDPLEKPNRPDTTFLWFLSPLKAIRYLVCNRYKWLIIKIVLALLLLVMLGLFLYSMPGYLVKKLLGA from the exons AGCAGCAAGGGGAATGTCTTCAGTCATGAAGCTTGGAAAGATCAAGAGCTCCAAAGATGATCCCAAGAAAGGAG ATGAGCCGGCGGTCCTGGATATGGTGGATCTGGACAAGAAGGCGATGCGTCTCGCTGGGATGTTGGAACCAGATGCTATCTCACTAGCTTCAGTCACTGCTGTCACCACAAACATCTCCAATAAGAG GTCAAAGCCAGATATTAAAATGGAGCCGAGTTCTGGACGACCAGTGGATTACCAG ATCAGCATCACAATTGTGGAGGCGCGGCAGCTGATTGGTTTGAACATGGACCCCGTGGTGTGCGTGGAGATTGGAGAGGAGAAGAAGTACACGTCAATGAAGGAGTCAACCAATTGTCCCTACTACAATGAG TATTTTGTCTTTGACTTCCACGTCCCTCCTGATGTCATGTTTGATAAGATCATTAAGTTATCG GTTATTCACTCTAAAAACCTTCTCCGGAGTGGAACACTGGTGGGAACCTTCAAGATGGATGTTGGCACGGTTTACTCTCAGCCTG AACACCAGTTCTACCACAAGTGGGCTATCCTTTCTGACCCTGATGACATCACGGCGGGTTGCAAAGGATATCTAAAGTGTGACATTGCGGTGGTCGGGAAGGGCGACAACATCAAGACCCCGCACAAGGCCAACGAGACCGACGAGGATGACATCGAAGG CAACCTTCTTCTCCCAGAAGGCATCCCTGCAGAGCGGCAGTGGGCGAGGTTCTACGTGAAAATCTACCGCGCTGAGGGCCTTCCAAAAATGAACACCAACATCATGGCCAATGTGAAGAAGGCCCTAATAGGAGAGAGCCGAGACCTGGTGGATCCTTACGTTCAAGTGCACTTCTCTGGGCAGAAA GGGAAGACTTCAGTCCAAAAAAGCAGTTATGAACCCATCTGGAACGAGCAAATTATCTTCACCGAGCTATTCCCTCCGCTCTGCAAACGCATGAAGGTCCAAATCCGTGACTCCGATAAGGTCAATGATGTTGCTATAGGAACCCACTTTATTGACCTCCGTAAAATATCCAATGATGGCGACAAAG GGTTCTTGCCCACCTTGGGTCCAGCTTGGGTCAATATGTACGGCTCCACACGTCAATACACCCTCATGGACGAGCACCAGGACTTGAATGACGGCCTGGGAGAAGGCGTTTCCTTCCGTGCCCGGCTGTTGCTCTCCATTGCCGTGGAGATCCTGGACACAACATCTCCAGAGATCATCAGCTCCACCGATGTGCAGATGGAGTCTGTCTCCAACATTTCTGAG AGCGCCACGGGCAAAATGGAGGAGTTCTTCCTCTTCGGTGCCTTCCTGGAGGCTACCATGATTGATCGAAAAATTGGGGACAAGTCGATTACTTTTGAGATCACAATTG GTAACTATGGCAACCAGATAGACGGAACAAGCAAACCGTCATCatcaaaaaagaagaagaaagacggTGAAAGTGATGAAGAAGAGAGCGAGCTCATTCAGAACTCCAGCGACGAGGAGGCGGACGAGGAAAGGGACTTGGTGTCGATCTCATCTACCCCCCTCATGCGGCCTGTCATCACAGACAG GAATTACTTCCACCTTCCATACTTTGAGAAGAAACCATGTGTGTATATCAAGAGCTGGTGGCAGGACCAGAGACGCCGACTGTACAACTCCAACATGATGGACAAGATTGCAGACAAGCTG GAAGAGGGTCTAAATGATGTTCAGGAGATCATTAAGACAGAAAAAGCTTTTCCAGAGCGCCGACTCAGGGGAGTTCTGGAGGAACTGAATATTGGCTGCAG TCGGTTTGTACATTTAGCCAACAAGGACATAAACCAGACAGGTAGAACCAAACTGGACCGAGAAAGACTCAAGTCCTGCATGAGAGAAATG GAGAACATGGGTCAGCAAGCCAAACAGATGAGGACGCAGGTGAAGAAAAACACGGTGAAAGACAAATTAAAGCTTGTACAAAACTTCCTGCAGAGACTTCGCTTCCTTGCTGATGAG CCACAGCACAGCATCCCTGATGTCTTTGTGTGGATGATGAGCAACAATAAGCGCATTGCGTACGCCCGAATTCCCTCCAAAGACATTCTCTACTCCGTCGTGGATGAGGAGACAGGAAAAGACTGCGGTAAAGTCAAAGCCGTTTTTCTCAAA TTACCTGGTAAAAAAGGTTTCGGCCCTGCTGGTTGGACCGTTCAGGCTAAGCTTGAGCTGTACTTATGGCTCGGCCTCAAGAAGCAAAAGAATGAATTCCTGAGCGGTTTGCCTAATGGTTTCGAGGAGGTTAAAGTTGCGAAAGCGGGCCCTTCTCTTCACTCCGCGCCCCCTGTCAGCCTTGTGTATGACA TGAAACAGGTCTTCCAGTTGAGAGCGCACATGTACCAGGCTCGAAGTTTGTTTGCAGCCGATAACAGCGGACTTTCCGACCCCTTCGCCAGAGTCTTCTTCTCCACGCATAGCCAGGTCACAGAG ATTCTAAGCGAGACCCTTTGCCCTACGTGGGACCAGCTGCTGGTTTTTGACGACGTGGAACTGTTTGGGGAGGCCAGTGAGCTGAGAGACGACCCGCCAATCATTGTGATTGAAATTTACGACCAAGACACTGTG GGAAAGGCAGAGTTCATAGGTCGGACATTCGCCAAACCGACTATTAAGATGTGTGATGAGCACTACGGCCCTCCGAGGTTTCCACCACAGTTGGAGTACTATCAGATTTACAGAGGGAACTGCACTGCAGGAGAACTGCTTGCTGCTTTTGAGCTGCTTCAG ATACCTTTCGATGGCGAGGAGATAAGGCGAGCTCTGATTGCTGTCCATAACTTTGCTGTTCCTCAGATAAAg ATTGGTCAAGGAGGGACAGCCGACCTTCCCCCTCTTGAAGGACCAACAGACTCAGAGCGAGGACCAATTGTCCCGGTGCCGTTGGGGATCCGGCCTGTCCTGAGTCGCTACCGCATAGAG GTTTTGTTTTGGGGTCTAAGGGACCTAAAGAGAATTAACCTGGCCCAGGTGGATCGGCCCCGTGTGGACATTGAGTGTGCGGGAAGAGGTGTTCAGTCTGTTCTTATccaaaattacaagaagaacccAAATTTCAGCACTTTGGTTAAATGGTTTGAAGTG GACCTCCCAGAGAATGAGCTTCTCCACCCTCCGCTCAACATCAGGGTGGTGGACTGCCGGGCGTTTGGTCGCAACACCCTGGTTGGCTCCCATGCTGTCACATGTCTGAGGCGGTTCATCTACTGCGCTCCAGACAAGTCGTCCAACAACTGGGGCAGTGCAG CTAAACTAATGAATGGCTACATGGTCCTAACCAATGGTGGCTCCCAGCCTCGCTTCTCACCCAGTGTTTCCTCGCGCACTTTCTCTCGCTCCACAGGTGACATCATCGTGAACATGGAGCCGGAGCCTGCGATTCGCAAAATGGATACATTTGTCAAGCTAGAAgct ACGTCTGACGCTGTTGTAAAAGTTGACATG ATTGAGGAAGAGAGTgacaaagagaaaaagaagaagaagaagaaaaagaagggaggagtggaggaagaggaagagccaGACGAAAGCGTGTTAGATTGGTGGTCCAAATATTTTGCTTCCATAGAGACATTAAAAGAG ATGCTCAAAGCTCAGGAAGAAGCTCAGGCTGAAGCGGAGGAGAGAGAAGACCTAGAGATTGCAATAGAGGCGGCAG ATATCAAATCTGATGACCTTGTTCGGAAAGGCTCCAGGACAAGGGAAAAGTACAAGGACAAGAAAAGCTCCAAAGACAAGAAGAGGGGTCATGCTGTGGATGGAGTGGAGAAACCTACAATTAAAGCAAAAGTGGACGAGTTAGTG GTGTACAACAAGGAACTGGAGACCGAATATGGAGACTTTGAAGACTGGCTGCACACTTTCAACCTGTACAGAGGAAAAGCCGGTGATGACGACGAACATACACTAGATGACGACAGAATTGTTGGACGATTTAAG GGTTCCCTGTGTATGTACAAGCTGCCGTTGTCAGAGGAGATCTCAAGAGATGCGGGATTTGATCCAAACATGGGCATGTTCCAGAGCATTCCTCATAATGACCCCATCAATGTCCTTGTTCGAGTGTATGTGGTCAGG GCCACAGATCTGCATCCTGCAGACATAAACGGCAAGGCGGACCCATATATCGTCATCAAGCTAGGCAAGGCAGAGGTCAAGGACAAAGAGAACTACATCTCCAAGCAGCTAAATCCTGTATTTGGCAA GTCATTTGACATCGAAGCAACATTCCCCATGAAGTCCATGCTGACGGTTTCCGTTTACGACTGGGATCTTGTCGGCACAGACGACCTGATTGGAGAGACAAAGATCGACTTGGAGAATCGTTTTTATAGTAAATACAGAGCCACCTGTGGCATTTCATCCAGCTACTCCCT cCATGGATACAATGTGTGGCGTGATCCCATGAAGCCCAGCCAGATCCTAGCAAAGCTGTGTAAGGAGGGCAAGATTGACCCCCCTCAATACGGCCCTGGAGGAAAAGTCAAGGTGGCGAACCGGATCTTCATTGGACCAACAGAGATCGAGGATGAAAACG GTCTGAAGAAGCAAACAGAAGAACATTTAGCTCTGACCGTGCTAAACCACTGGGAGGAGGTCCCCCGGGTGGGTTGTCGGCTCGTCCCGGAACACGTGGAGACAAGACCCCTGCTGAACCCTGACAAGCCAGGCATTGAGCAG GGTCGTATCGAAATGTGGGTGGACATGTTTCCGATGGACATGCCAGCTCCTGGACCTGCCATCGACATATCACCCCGAAAGCCTAAAAG ATATGAGCTCAGAGTGATTATTTGGAATACAGACGAAGTAATACTGGAGGACGATGATTACTTCACTGGGGAAAAGTCCAGTGACATATTTGTCAGGGG GTGGCTGAAGGGGCAGCAGGAGGACAGACAGGACACGGATGTCCACTACCACTCCCTGACCGGGGAGGGAAACTTCAACTGGCGCTTTGTCTTCCCCTTCGATTACCTCATGGCGGAGGAAAAGATCGTCATCTCCAAGAAAGAATCGATGTTCTCTTGGGACGAGACTGAATATAAGATCCCCCCTCGCCTCACGTTACAGGTGTGGGACGCCGACCACTTCTCTGCTGATGACTTCCTCG GTGCCATCGAGCTGGATCTGAACCGGTTCCCTCGAGGGGCGAAGACGTCCAAGCAGTGCTCCATCGACATGATCCGAAATGAGCAGGAACTTCCTGCTATTTCCATCTTCAAGCAAAAGAGGGTGAAGGGATGGTGGCCGTTTGTTGCCCGGGATGAGAACGATGAGATGGAGTTGACG GGTAAAGTGGAGGCTGAACTTCATCTGGTGACTGCAGAAGAGGCGGAGAAAAGCCCTGTGGGACTGGGACGAAACGAGCCTGATCCACTGGAGAAACCAAA CCGcccagacaccaccttcctgtggTTCCTGAGCCCGCTGAAAGCCATCCGCTACCTGGTGTGCAACCGCTACAAGTGGCTCATCATCAAGATTGTGCTGGCCCTGCTCCTGCTCGTCATGCTGGGCCTGTTCCTCTACAGCATGCCAGGCTACCTTGTCAAGAAACTGCTTGGCGCCTGA